The following coding sequences lie in one Rutidosis leptorrhynchoides isolate AG116_Rl617_1_P2 chromosome 6, CSIRO_AGI_Rlap_v1, whole genome shotgun sequence genomic window:
- the LOC139854997 gene encoding uncharacterized mitochondrial protein AtMg00810-like has product MTPPLGYCDLPQNKVCKLVKSLYSLKQAPRKWNEKLTCSLIEYGFVQSKNDYSLFVKSDDESFVGLLVYVDDIVVTGSHVSEIDKVKKFLSTKFMIKDLGVLKYFLGIEVLKSEQGLCLSQRKYCLDLLAEFGLTGCKPALTPIEVSFVDEKVDAPIEKINQYQRLLGRLIYLTLTRPDISFTVHVLSQFMHFPMKSHMKLALRLLRYLKKSPGKVVHIVKSNVSDIKVFVDSDWAKRVMERKSITGYAIFLNESLIAWKSKKQPTISRSSAEAEFRALATVTCEVVWVLKILNDLKIKFSIPVNVFVDNKAAIQIASNPVFHEKTKHFEIDLFYVRDKIVGGVIKPVKLDSEENVADIFTKGLNSLQHEYLVEKLLMKDMFT; this is encoded by the coding sequence ATGACACCTCCTCTGGGGTATTGTGACTTACCTCAGAATAAAGTTTGCAAACTAGTTAAGTCATTATATAGCCTTAAGCAGGCACCTAGGAAGTGGAATGAAAAACTGACTTGTTCATTAATTGAATATGGTTTTGTGCAAAGTAAAAATGATTACTCATTGTTTGTGAAATCTGATGATGAGTCCTTTGTTGGGTTGTTAgtttatgtggatgatattgtTGTCACTGGAAGTCATGTTAGTGAAATTGACAAAGTTAAAAAATTTCTATCTACTAAATTCATGATAAAGGATCTTGGAGTGTTAAAATATTTTTTGGGTATTGAAGTATTAAAATCTGAACAAGGGCTATGTTTATCACAAAGGAAGTATTGTCTTGATTTGTTAGCTGAATTTGGTCTTACTGGTTGTAAACCTGCTTTAACTCCTATTGAAGTTTCTTTTGTTGATGAAAAGGTTGATGCTCCTATTGAAAAAATTAATCAATATCAAAGACTCTTAGGAAGATTGATATACCTTACCCTAACCAGACCAGATATCTCTTTTACTGTGCATGTCCTTAGCCAATTTATGCATTTTCCAATGAAATCTCATATGAAACTTGCATTAAGATTACTTAGATACTTGAAGAAGTCTCCAGGAAAAGTTGTGCATATAGTAAAGAGTAATGTTTCTGATATTAAAGTATTTGTTGATTCTGACTGGGCAAAAAGGGTAATGGAAAGAAAGTCAATAACAGGGTATGCTATTTTTCTTAATGAGTCTTTAATTGCTTGGAAAAGCAAAAAACAGCCAACCATTTCCAGGTCTTCTGCAGAAGCAGAATTCAGGGCACTTGCCACTGTTACTTGTGAAGTGGTCTgggttttaaaaattttaaatgatTTAAAAATTAAGTTTAGCATTCCTGTAAATGTGTTTGTTGATAATAAAGCTGCTATTCAGATTGCTTCAAACCCTGTGTTTCATGAGAAGACTAAACACTTTGAGATTGATCTCTTTTATGTAAGAGATAAAATTGTTGGTGGTGTAATTAAACCTGTAAAACTTGACTCTGAAGAAAATGTGGCTGACATTTTTACAAAAGGTCTAAATAGCTTGCAACATGAATACTTAGTTGAAAAGTTGTTAATGAAAGATATGTTTACATAA